A genomic region of Luteolibacter arcticus contains the following coding sequences:
- a CDS encoding MFS transporter yields MDEAPELGREPTRREWAGFWCLICQQTQSAFNDKFAQFLLIPLGGWLAGTSSSIVLVAGIIITLPFFLFAPLAGWLSDRFSKRNVLVGSALAQSVILGLLCLAIIAKSLPMAILAAFALATLTAFYTPAKMGIVKELVGSRHLGFASGFQQMMAMLAILAGQIVAGIIFSDRLESSGDGWQAAYGPLWLLAILSLPVILLAWLIPPTPRGSTQPFSAALALHHGQQLRTLWSDRTLRRTSFGMAFFWGFAGFINLWSLEVAKELTGGGLEFGRVSSKFMAAASLGMVGGFGAASLLLRRRIELGWVPVAGVAMTISTLVLSMIDPSAPAFLMALATTAFFAAIFLTPLNAHLQDRCPPDKRGEILAAASLQECVAGVGAVALLYGLGSARDILGSPWWLGLHAQLLVAAIACGAITIYIVRLIPAELVRVVGLAIIRLIYRIRSTGSFPEKGGVLLLPNHITWADAFFLTAACPRPVRFVMEAGFTGNTAVRIFSQLFDTVPISSSKPREALRASAEALKEGHVVCIFPEGQLTRTGTLQELKRGFEIIARQAGCPLVPTWTDGAWGSIFSFEGNRFFTKFPYRLRYGISVAFAPAMAPDEADLEKIRRGMQQASAIALAERASDPAQANALQLAHVNALQRGTDFGVLDTDPLPDSLTALAIFENLFRAIRRESPFPDPSSETHWLGGNALREKIESSKIQHGGVFFDFSDHAKEPLAHSGWVHCPCLAINGVIIAMSMPDPPKAHPGSKDQKGCKPGALGILLPGFWIDGTTLRGPAIPEGLALPDGVTLDEEGFLFLP; encoded by the coding sequence ATGGACGAGGCGCCGGAATTGGGACGAGAGCCGACGCGGCGCGAATGGGCAGGATTCTGGTGCTTGATCTGCCAGCAGACCCAGAGCGCCTTCAACGACAAGTTCGCCCAGTTCCTCCTGATCCCGTTGGGCGGCTGGCTCGCCGGGACCTCATCCAGCATCGTGCTGGTCGCCGGCATCATCATCACCCTGCCGTTCTTTCTCTTCGCCCCGCTGGCAGGCTGGCTCAGCGACCGCTTCTCGAAGCGGAACGTATTGGTCGGCTCGGCCCTGGCCCAGTCGGTCATCCTCGGCCTGCTTTGCCTCGCCATCATCGCCAAGAGCTTGCCCATGGCGATCCTGGCGGCCTTCGCGCTGGCCACCCTCACCGCCTTCTATACCCCCGCGAAGATGGGCATCGTGAAGGAACTGGTGGGCTCGCGTCACCTCGGCTTCGCCAGCGGCTTCCAGCAAATGATGGCCATGCTGGCGATCCTTGCCGGGCAAATCGTCGCGGGAATCATCTTCAGCGACCGCTTGGAAAGCTCGGGCGATGGATGGCAAGCGGCCTACGGACCGCTATGGCTGCTGGCCATCCTCAGCCTGCCGGTGATCCTGCTGGCGTGGCTCATCCCCCCCACCCCCCGCGGCTCCACCCAGCCCTTCTCAGCTGCGCTGGCGCTGCACCATGGCCAACAGCTCCGGACCCTGTGGAGCGACCGCACACTCCGCCGCACTTCCTTCGGCATGGCCTTTTTCTGGGGGTTCGCCGGCTTCATCAACCTGTGGTCGCTGGAAGTCGCCAAGGAACTGACCGGCGGCGGCCTCGAGTTCGGCCGCGTCTCGTCGAAGTTCATGGCAGCCGCGTCGCTGGGAATGGTCGGCGGCTTCGGCGCGGCGTCGCTGCTCCTGCGCCGGCGGATTGAACTCGGCTGGGTGCCAGTCGCCGGCGTTGCGATGACGATTTCCACCTTGGTGCTGTCGATGATCGATCCAAGTGCTCCGGCCTTCCTCATGGCCTTGGCCACGACGGCATTCTTCGCGGCGATTTTCCTGACCCCGCTGAATGCCCACCTTCAGGATCGCTGCCCGCCGGATAAGCGCGGCGAGATCCTTGCGGCGGCATCGTTGCAGGAATGCGTCGCCGGCGTCGGCGCGGTCGCCCTGCTCTACGGCCTGGGATCGGCACGCGACATTCTCGGCTCACCGTGGTGGCTAGGCCTTCACGCACAGTTGCTGGTCGCTGCGATCGCCTGCGGCGCGATCACCATCTACATCGTGCGCCTGATCCCGGCCGAACTCGTCCGCGTCGTCGGCCTGGCCATCATCCGCCTGATCTATCGGATCCGCAGCACGGGTTCGTTTCCGGAGAAGGGCGGCGTGCTGCTGTTGCCGAACCACATCACCTGGGCGGACGCGTTTTTCCTGACCGCCGCTTGCCCGCGGCCGGTGCGCTTCGTCATGGAAGCCGGCTTCACCGGAAATACTGCCGTGCGAATCTTCAGCCAGCTCTTCGATACCGTGCCGATCTCCTCCTCGAAGCCGCGCGAAGCGCTCCGTGCCTCCGCCGAGGCTCTTAAAGAAGGCCACGTCGTCTGCATCTTCCCGGAAGGCCAGCTCACCCGCACCGGCACCTTGCAAGAGCTCAAGCGCGGCTTCGAGATCATCGCCCGCCAGGCCGGCTGCCCGCTCGTCCCCACCTGGACCGATGGCGCCTGGGGCTCGATCTTCTCCTTCGAAGGCAACCGCTTCTTCACCAAATTTCCCTACCGCCTCCGCTACGGCATCAGCGTCGCCTTTGCCCCCGCGATGGCTCCGGACGAAGCGGACCTGGAGAAAATCCGCCGCGGGATGCAACAAGCCTCGGCCATCGCGCTCGCCGAACGCGCCAGCGATCCGGCGCAGGCCAATGCCCTCCAGCTCGCCCACGTGAACGCGCTCCAGCGTGGCACCGACTTTGGGGTCTTGGACACCGATCCACTCCCCGACTCGCTGACGGCCCTGGCGATCTTTGAGAACCTGTTCCGCGCCATCCGCCGCGAATCGCCCTTCCCCGATCCCAGCTCGGAAACCCATTGGCTGGGCGGCAACGCGCTGCGTGAAAAGATCGAGTCGTCGAAGATCCAGCACGGCGGTGTGTTCTTCGACTTCAGCGACCACGCCAAGGAACCGCTCGCTCACTCCGGGTGGGTGCATTGCCCCTGCCTCGCGATCAATGGCGTGATCATCGCCATGTCGATGCCCGATCCACCCAAGGCCCACCCCGGCAGCAAGGATCAAAAGGGCTGCAAGCCCGGTGCACTCGGTATCCTGCTGCCCGGCTTCTGGATCGATGGCACCACGCTCCGCGGTCCCGCGATTCCGGAAGGCCTCGCACTGCCAGACGGCGTCACCCTCGACGAAGAAGGCTTCCTCTTTCTTCCCTAA